One window from the genome of Acidihalobacter ferrooxydans encodes:
- a CDS encoding DUF4232 domain-containing protein yields MRLTRLIVPALATAGILTGCATSPTTRQTPRCKATQLALHAGQAEAGMGHVTLPLVIENRSNARCVLSGTPRLQLLAVGHRKLPTHQRADPYAAPAGTFTLAPGAAARFTLHYATATGYSGASCPSAAALNVTLAHLRRPLHLRLRIDAYGGLLPHPACGTLWVSPLQPGAPQPNN; encoded by the coding sequence ATGCGTCTCACCCGCCTTATCGTCCCTGCTCTGGCTACCGCCGGCATCCTGACCGGCTGCGCCACCTCGCCCACCACCCGTCAGACACCGCGCTGCAAGGCGACGCAGCTCGCTCTGCATGCCGGACAGGCCGAAGCCGGCATGGGGCACGTCACGCTCCCGCTGGTGATCGAAAACCGCAGCAACGCACGCTGCGTGCTCTCCGGCACGCCGCGCCTGCAACTGCTCGCGGTCGGCCACCGCAAGCTGCCCACGCATCAGCGCGCCGATCCCTACGCGGCGCCAGCCGGCACGTTCACCCTTGCGCCGGGTGCCGCCGCGCGCTTCACGCTACATTACGCGACCGCCACCGGCTACAGTGGCGCCTCGTGTCCTTCCGCTGCGGCGCTGAACGTCACGCTGGCGCACCTGCGCCGCCCGCTGCACCTGCGACTGCGCATCGATGCCTACGGCGGCCTGCTGCCGCATCCGGCCTGCGGCACGCTGTGGGTCTCCCCGCTGCAACCCGGCGCGCCTCAACCCAACAACTGA
- a CDS encoding dihydrolipoyl dehydrogenase, whose translation MRKVRIAILGAGSAGLTALAQVRKHTDEFVIVNHGPYGTTCARVGCMPSKALIQAADDYHRRHDFDTLGILGGEGLSVDIAAVLQRVRDYRDARVNGVLGATDQLGERSIAGRARLDGPQRIVVERADGGDDEVIEAEQVIIATGTRPVVPAPWRAFAERVITTDDVFECATLPRRIAVIGLGVIGVELGQALARFGLDVVGYEMRESLGSLSDPVVQEAARQSMGEEFPLHLGRAVELREGAGGIVVDDGREAHEFDQVLAAMGRRPNIDGLGLETLGVPLDRRGLPEFDRHTLRVGELPVFITGDVNGELQLLHEASDEGFIAAWNALHGPTRFRRRVPLAIAFTDPQIAVVGQSYAELAGREDLVVGEFDFSRQARALAMLKGSGMARIYAARGTGLLLGAEMLAPAAEHFAHLLALAIQREMSVAELLTLPFYHPTLEEGLRSALRALAKDIYGEAPLELATL comes from the coding sequence ATGCGCAAAGTCCGCATCGCCATTCTCGGCGCTGGCAGCGCCGGCCTGACCGCTCTGGCTCAGGTGCGCAAGCACACCGATGAGTTCGTGATCGTCAATCATGGTCCGTACGGGACGACTTGCGCCCGGGTCGGATGCATGCCGTCCAAGGCGCTGATTCAGGCTGCCGATGATTACCATCGGCGCCATGATTTCGATACGCTCGGCATTCTCGGCGGCGAAGGCCTGTCGGTCGACATCGCCGCCGTGTTGCAGCGCGTACGCGACTATCGCGACGCCCGCGTCAACGGCGTGCTCGGCGCCACCGACCAACTGGGTGAGCGCAGTATCGCCGGTCGGGCGCGCCTGGACGGGCCGCAGCGCATTGTGGTGGAGCGGGCCGACGGTGGCGACGACGAGGTCATCGAGGCCGAACAGGTGATTATCGCCACCGGCACGCGGCCGGTCGTGCCGGCGCCCTGGCGCGCTTTCGCGGAGCGCGTGATAACCACCGACGACGTGTTTGAATGTGCAACCCTGCCGCGGCGCATCGCGGTGATCGGCCTCGGCGTGATCGGCGTCGAACTGGGGCAGGCGTTGGCGCGTTTCGGTCTGGACGTGGTCGGCTACGAGATGCGCGAATCACTCGGTTCGCTGAGCGACCCTGTGGTGCAGGAAGCGGCCCGGCAGTCGATGGGCGAAGAATTTCCGCTGCACCTGGGGCGCGCGGTGGAGTTGCGTGAAGGCGCGGGCGGGATCGTGGTCGACGACGGCCGCGAGGCGCACGAGTTCGATCAGGTGCTCGCGGCGATGGGGCGCCGCCCGAACATCGATGGACTGGGCCTGGAAACCCTTGGCGTGCCGCTGGACCGGCGCGGACTGCCGGAATTTGATCGACATACATTGCGCGTCGGCGAGCTGCCGGTGTTCATCACCGGCGACGTCAATGGCGAGCTGCAGCTGTTGCACGAGGCTTCCGACGAAGGCTTTATCGCGGCCTGGAACGCATTGCATGGCCCGACGCGGTTCCGCCGCCGCGTCCCGCTCGCCATCGCGTTCACCGATCCGCAGATCGCGGTGGTCGGCCAATCCTATGCGGAACTGGCCGGGCGCGAGGATCTCGTCGTCGGCGAGTTCGATTTTTCCCGGCAGGCGCGTGCGCTGGCCATGCTCAAGGGCAGTGGTATGGCGCGTATTTATGCCGCGCGCGGTACCGGCCTGTTGCTTGGCGCCGAGATGCTGGCGCCGGCTGCCGAGCATTTCGCGCATCTGCTGGCATTGGCGATCCAGCGCGAGATGAGCGTGGCCGAACTGCTGACCTTGCCGTTTTATCACCCGACGCTGGAGGAGGGGCTGCGCTCCGCATTACGCGCTCTGGCCAAGGATATCTACGGCGAGGCGCCGCTGGAGCTGGCGACACTTTGA
- a CDS encoding ABC transporter substrate-binding protein, with product MRHFRIKHLAGAVALSCAFVAGNVMAEPTVSVLNWWTSGSESKAMGVLQEMLGKEGIKMVNDAVAGGGGANARTILKSRIVSGNVPGAAQIKGVSIQQWGRTGLLGNVNAVAESQHWNKLLDPVFLKLLKYNGNYVAVPFDNHRVNWMWMNPELMKKAGVAHMPTTWDELVSALKKFKAAGITPIAGGGNTWQVATEFGPVVLATGGPKFYDDAFVKLDTKALNSPTMIKAFKRLRVLQKYTDPNGVGRSWNHDTAMVANGQAAMQFMGDWAEGTLMVMHKTPGKDVLCAPFPGTNGSFIYNVDTMVFFKQGNAEARKAQDAMAKTVMSEKFQILFNKVKGSIPARLHTPMSSFNSCAQTSAKDFAQASKNHALVPSMSQNMSTYNATTGAIFDVLGQFYNSNMSAQTAADQLAKQVAVAKSQL from the coding sequence ATGCGTCACTTTCGCATCAAGCACCTGGCAGGTGCGGTCGCCCTGTCCTGCGCGTTCGTCGCGGGCAATGTCATGGCCGAACCGACGGTCAGCGTACTCAACTGGTGGACATCCGGTTCCGAATCCAAGGCCATGGGCGTGCTGCAGGAAATGCTCGGCAAGGAAGGCATCAAGATGGTCAACGATGCAGTCGCCGGTGGCGGCGGCGCCAATGCCCGCACCATTCTGAAATCCCGCATCGTATCCGGCAACGTGCCGGGTGCCGCCCAGATCAAAGGCGTCAGCATCCAGCAGTGGGGCCGCACCGGCCTGCTCGGCAACGTCAACGCAGTGGCCGAATCGCAGCACTGGAACAAATTGCTCGATCCGGTCTTTCTGAAACTGCTCAAATACAACGGCAACTATGTCGCGGTGCCGTTCGATAATCACCGCGTCAACTGGATGTGGATGAACCCCGAACTGATGAAAAAGGCCGGCGTCGCACACATGCCGACCACTTGGGACGAACTCGTCAGCGCGCTGAAGAAATTCAAGGCAGCGGGCATCACCCCGATCGCCGGCGGCGGCAACACCTGGCAGGTCGCGACCGAGTTCGGCCCCGTCGTTCTGGCTACGGGCGGTCCGAAGTTCTATGACGATGCCTTCGTCAAACTCGACACCAAGGCGCTCAACAGCCCGACCATGATCAAGGCCTTCAAACGGCTGCGCGTGCTCCAGAAGTACACCGACCCGAACGGCGTCGGTCGCTCCTGGAACCACGACACGGCGATGGTCGCCAACGGTCAGGCCGCGATGCAGTTCATGGGCGACTGGGCCGAAGGTACGCTGATGGTCATGCACAAGACCCCGGGCAAAGACGTGCTCTGCGCACCCTTCCCCGGCACCAACGGCAGCTTCATCTACAACGTGGACACCATGGTGTTCTTCAAGCAGGGCAACGCGGAGGCGCGCAAGGCGCAGGACGCGATGGCCAAGACCGTCATGTCGGAAAAGTTCCAGATCCTGTTCAACAAGGTCAAGGGTTCGATCCCGGCCCGCCTGCACACGCCGATGAGCAGTTTCAACAGCTGCGCACAGACCTCGGCGAAAGACTTCGCGCAGGCCTCGAAGAACCACGCGCTGGTGCCCAGCATGTCGCAGAACATGTCGACCTACAACGCCACCACCGGCGCCATCTTCGACGTGCTCGGCCAGTTCTACAACTCCAACATGAGCGCGCAGACCGCCGCCGATCAGCTTGCGAAGCAGGTTGCCGTGGCCAAGTCGCAACTCTGA
- a CDS encoding LysE/ArgO family amino acid transporter — translation MPPTDPQLFAPFANGLLLCLGLIAAIGVQNSYVLRQGLKREYHWLVAGVCTLSDFALILLGTTGLGAFIARVAWLEAGFYLFGAAFLAVYTYRALRDAWHGDQSIGLATDGPRQTAGKVVLATLGFTWLNPHAWLDTTVLVGAFSAQYAGASHWAFTAGAMSASWIWFFGLSLLAARLSPWLTRPAVWRVINAVIGLVMAYVGLRFLMAGVAGLRQLLG, via the coding sequence ATGCCGCCTACTGATCCGCAACTCTTCGCCCCTTTCGCCAACGGCCTGTTGTTGTGCCTCGGCCTCATTGCGGCCATCGGCGTGCAAAACAGCTATGTGCTGCGCCAGGGACTCAAGCGCGAGTATCATTGGTTGGTCGCGGGCGTGTGTACGCTGTCCGATTTCGCGCTGATCCTGCTGGGCACGACCGGCCTGGGCGCGTTCATCGCGCGTGTCGCCTGGCTGGAAGCGGGCTTTTATCTGTTTGGCGCGGCGTTCCTGGCCGTTTACACCTACCGCGCCTTGCGCGATGCCTGGCATGGCGATCAGTCCATCGGGCTGGCCACTGACGGCCCGCGGCAGACCGCCGGCAAGGTGGTGCTGGCCACCCTCGGTTTCACCTGGCTCAATCCGCATGCCTGGCTGGACACCACCGTACTGGTCGGCGCGTTCTCGGCGCAGTACGCCGGCGCGAGCCACTGGGCTTTCACCGCCGGAGCGATGAGCGCCTCATGGATCTGGTTTTTCGGTCTTTCCTTGCTGGCGGCGCGGCTCTCGCCGTGGCTGACGCGCCCGGCTGTCTGGCGCGTGATCAATGCCGTCATCGGCCTGGTCATGGCATACGTCGGTCTGCGCTTTCTCATGGCCGGCGTGGCTGGCCTGCGTCAGTTGTTGGGTTGA
- a CDS encoding carbohydrate ABC transporter permease, whose product MSAAYEDASRSGIGNRLQRLLPKLVLSPTFLAAVFFLYGFIVWTIWLSLTRSTLLPSNTWAGLAQYRYLFDNGIWWTSLINLGIFGVLYIGLSMAIGLFLAILLDQRIRGEAIFRVVYLYPMALSLIVTGVAWKWMLNPGLGVQQLVRDLGFTHFSFNWLINPQMAIYTLVIAAVWQSSGFVMALFLAGLRGVDDAVIKAAMIDGASLPRIYWSVVIPSLRPTFFSALILLTGLAIKSFDLIMAMTGGGPGFATYLPANFMYDFAFQRGQIAMGAASAVMMLIAVGLLVGPFILLESRRKSDV is encoded by the coding sequence ATGAGCGCGGCGTATGAAGACGCGTCCCGGTCCGGTATCGGGAATCGACTGCAACGGCTGCTGCCGAAACTGGTGCTCAGCCCGACTTTCCTGGCGGCCGTATTTTTCCTTTATGGTTTCATCGTGTGGACGATCTGGCTGTCGTTGACGCGCTCCACGCTGCTGCCCTCGAACACCTGGGCCGGGCTCGCGCAATACCGCTACCTGTTCGACAACGGCATCTGGTGGACCTCGTTGATCAATCTGGGCATTTTCGGCGTGCTGTATATCGGTCTGTCGATGGCGATCGGGCTGTTTCTGGCGATCCTGCTCGACCAGCGTATCCGCGGCGAGGCGATCTTCCGCGTGGTTTATCTCTACCCGATGGCGCTCTCGCTGATCGTCACTGGCGTGGCCTGGAAATGGATGCTCAACCCGGGCCTCGGCGTGCAGCAACTGGTCCGCGACCTCGGCTTCACGCACTTCAGCTTCAACTGGCTGATCAACCCGCAAATGGCGATCTACACCCTGGTCATCGCCGCCGTGTGGCAATCTTCCGGTTTCGTCATGGCGCTGTTTCTCGCCGGGTTGCGCGGCGTGGACGATGCCGTCATCAAGGCGGCGATGATCGACGGCGCCAGCCTGCCACGCATTTACTGGAGCGTCGTCATTCCCAGTCTGCGACCCACCTTCTTCAGCGCGCTGATCCTGCTCACCGGACTGGCCATCAAGAGCTTCGATCTGATCATGGCCATGACCGGCGGCGGCCCCGGCTTCGCCACCTATCTGCCGGCCAATTTCATGTACGACTTCGCCTTCCAGCGAGGCCAGATTGCCATGGGTGCGGCCAGCGCCGTGATGATGCTGATTGCCGTCGGCCTGCTCGTCGGTCCGTTCATCCTGCTCGAATCACGGAGAAAGAGCGATGTCTGA